TGCCCAGCGCCGCGTACATGGCACCGATGGGCTGGCAGGTCTTGGCCGGGTTGATGGCCAGGGCGCTGCGTTCCTTTATTTCTTTGGGGGTATGTCTAAGTAGCATGATTATTTCCTCTTATTCCCAGACGTACGTGGCAGACAGTTCCGGGTTTTCCTGCCAGGGGGCCTTCATGTAACTCCAGACCTTGCTGTTCACGAGGCGGTCGATCTCATGATAGAAGTTGACCGCGCCCTGAAAACCGGCATAGGGGCCGCCGGAATCGTAGCTGTGCAGCTGCTTCATGGGTATGCCCAGCTTCTGGATGGAGAACTTTTCCTTGATGCCCGCGCAGAAAACATCGGGTTTGATGATTTCGACCAGCTTTTCGGCCTCGTACTGGTTGAGATCGTCGATAACGAGGGTCTGATGATCCATGTCCGGGATCAGGCCGTCGTATTCCTTGAACTTCAGTCCGGCGGCTTCGAGCTTCGCCATCTCCTCGGAAGTCTTGCGCGGGGCGTAACGATTCTCGTCCGCCTTGACCTCGATTTCCTCGATGTTGCGGCTGTCGGCGTCGACCTTCAGACCCGGGATGACCTGGCGGCCTTCGTAGTCGTCGCGGTGGGCGAATTCGTAGCCTGCGGCCAGGGTCTTCATGCCCATCTCGGCAAAAAGATCCTGATAATGATGGGCGCGGGAGCCACCGACGAAGAGCATGGCCGTCTTGCCCTTGGTACGGGGCAGCACGTCGTCTATGACAGCGTCAACGGCGGGCATTTCCTCGGCGATGACTTCTTCCACGCGAGCGGTCAGGCCCGGATCACCGAAGTATTCCGCGATCTTGCGCAGGGACTTGGCCGTGGACTTGGCGCCGATGAAGTTGACCTTGATCCACGGGATGCCGAACTTGGTTTCGAGCATGTCGGCCACGTAGTTGATGGAACGGTGGCACATGACCGCGGACAGATCGGCTTTGTGCGCCGAAGCGAACTGGTCGTAGGTCGAGTTGCCGGAAAAGGTGGAGATGTTGGTGATGCCGCATTTCTTGAGTATGCGGTCGATCTCGAACCCGTCTCCGCCGATGTTGTATTCGCCCAGAAGGTTGATCTTGAACTCGCCGGGTTTCTCGGCATCGTTCTCTCCCACCACTTCGCTGAAGATCTTGTTGTTGGCGATGTGGTGACCGGCGGACTGGCTGACGCCCTTGTATCCCTCGCAGCTGAAGGCAAAGACGTTGCAGTCGCCGAACTGGGCCTTCATCTTGCGGGCCACGGCGTGGATGTCGTCGCCGATGAGCCCAACGGGACAGGTGGCGAAGATGGCGATGGCCTTGGGGTGGAAGAGGTCGTAGGCTTCCTGGATGGCA
This is a stretch of genomic DNA from Deltaproteobacteria bacterium HGW-Deltaproteobacteria-18. It encodes these proteins:
- the nifD gene encoding nitrogenase molybdenum-iron protein alpha chain — translated: MPSSAKKLVNWTPTDVKADMLAKYPPKVARKRASQILVNEALGNETPEISANVRTIPGIITMRGCTYAGCKGVILGPTRDIVNITHGPIGCGFYSWLTRRNQTDASGEGDENFMPYCFSTDMQDQDIIFGGEKKLQAAIQEAYDLFHPKAIAIFATCPVGLIGDDIHAVARKMKAQFGDCNVFAFSCEGYKGVSQSAGHHIANNKIFSEVVGENDAEKPGEFKINLLGEYNIGGDGFEIDRILKKCGITNISTFSGNSTYDQFASAHKADLSAVMCHRSINYVADMLETKFGIPWIKVNFIGAKSTAKSLRKIAEYFGDPGLTARVEEVIAEEMPAVDAVIDDVLPRTKGKTAMLFVGGSRAHHYQDLFAEMGMKTLAAGYEFAHRDDYEGRQVIPGLKVDADSRNIEEIEVKADENRYAPRKTSEEMAKLEAAGLKFKEYDGLIPDMDHQTLVIDDLNQYEAEKLVEIIKPDVFCAGIKEKFSIQKLGIPMKQLHSYDSGGPYAGFQGAVNFYHEIDRLVNSKVWSYMKAPWQENPELSATYVWE